In Escherichia ruysiae, a genomic segment contains:
- the pqiA gene encoding membrane integrity-associated transporter subunit PqiA, with amino-acid sequence MCEHHHAAKHILCSQCDMLVALPHLEHGQKAACPRCGTTLTVAWDAPRQRPTAYALAALFMLLLSNLFPFVNMNVAGVTSEITLLEIPGVLFSEDYASLGTFFLLFVQLVPAFCLITILLLVNRAELPVRLKEQLARVLFQLKTWGMAEIFLAGVLVSFVKLMAYGSIGVGSSFLPWCLFCVLQLRAFQCVDRRWLWDDIAPMPELLKPLKPGITGIRQGLRSCSCCTAILPADETVCPRCGTKGYVRRRNSLQWTLALLVTSIMLYLPANLLPIMVTDLLGSKMPSTILAGVILLWSEGSYPVAAVIFLASIMVPTLKMIAIAWLCWDAKGHGKRDSERMHLIYEVVEFVGRWSMIDVFVIAVLSALVRMGGLMSIYPAMGALMFALVVIMTMFSAMTFDPRLSWDRQPESVHEES; translated from the coding sequence ATGTGCGAACATCATCATGCCGCGAAGCATATCTTGTGCTCGCAGTGTGACATGCTGGTGGCATTACCCCACCTTGAGCATGGTCAGAAAGCGGCATGTCCTCGGTGTGGCACAACGTTAACCGTTGCGTGGGACGCGCCCCGGCAGCGTCCTACCGCCTATGCGTTGGCCGCACTGTTCATGCTGTTGCTGTCCAACTTATTCCCTTTTGTGAATATGAACGTCGCAGGAGTTACCAGTGAAATTACATTACTGGAAATTCCGGGCGTGCTGTTTTCTGAGGACTACGCCAGCCTCGGCACTTTTTTCTTGTTGTTTGTGCAACTGGTTCCTGCATTTTGCCTGATTACCATACTGCTTCTGGTGAATCGCGCCGAATTACCGGTACGTCTGAAAGAGCAACTGGCACGGGTGCTCTTTCAACTCAAAACCTGGGGAATGGCAGAGATTTTCCTCGCAGGTGTGCTGGTCAGTTTCGTCAAACTGATGGCCTACGGCAGTATTGGTGTGGGCAGCAGTTTTCTCCCCTGGTGTTTATTTTGTGTGCTGCAACTGCGCGCCTTCCAGTGCGTTGATCGTCGCTGGTTGTGGGATGATATCGCGCCGATGCCAGAGCTACTTAAGCCGTTAAAACCGGGCATTACGGGTATCCGACAAGGATTGCGCTCTTGCTCTTGCTGTACGGCGATCCTTCCCGCCGATGAAACGGTGTGCCCGCGTTGCGGTACGAAAGGATACGTTCGGCGCAGAAATAGCCTGCAATGGACGCTGGCGCTGCTTGTTACGTCCATCATGCTGTATCTCCCGGCTAATCTTTTACCCATCATGGTGACTGATTTATTAGGCTCTAAGATGCCGTCAACGATTCTCGCCGGGGTCATCCTGTTGTGGAGTGAAGGCTCTTATCCTGTTGCTGCAGTTATCTTTTTAGCCAGTATCATGGTGCCAACGTTAAAGATGATCGCCATCGCATGGTTGTGCTGGGATGCCAAAGGGCACGGCAAGCGTGACAGCGAAAGAATGCATTTGATTTATGAAGTTGTTGAGTTTGTAGGCCGCTGGTCGATGATTGACGTTTTCGTGATTGCGGTGCTCTCGGCGCTGGTGCGTATGGGAGGTTTAATGAGTATTTATCCTGCAATGGGTGCGTTAATGTTTGCTTTAGTCGTCATAATGACAATGTTTTCTGCAATGACGTTTGATCCACGCTTGTCGTGGGATCGTCAACCTGAATCAGTGCATGAGGAGTCCTGA
- the rlmKL gene encoding bifunctional 23S rRNA (guanine(2069)-N(7))-methyltransferase RlmK/23S rRNA (guanine(2445)-N(2))-methyltransferase RlmL, producing the protein MNSLFASTARGLEELLKTELENLGAVECQVVQGGVHFKGDTRLVYQSLMWSRLASRIMLPLGECKVYSDLDLYLGVQAINWTEMFNPGATFAVHFSGLNDTIRNSQYGAMKVKDAIVDAFTRKNLPRPNVDRDAPDIRVNVWLHKETASIALDLSGDGLHLRGYRDRAGIAPIKETLAAAIVMRSGWQPGTPLLDPMCGSGTLLIEAAMLATDRAPGLHRGRWGFSGWAQHDEAIWQEVKAEAQTRARKGLAEYSSHFYGSDSDARVIQRARTNARLAGIGELITFEVKDVAQLTNPLPKGPYGTVLSNPPYGERLDSEPALIALHSLLGRIMKNQFGGWNLSLFSASPDLLSCLQLRADKQYKAKNGPLDCVQKNYHVAESTPDSKPAMVAEDYANRLRKNLKKFEKWARQEGIECYRLYDADLPEYNVAVDRYADWVVVQEYAPPKTIDAHKARQRLFDIIAATISVLGIAPNKLVLKTRERQKGKNQYQKLGEKGEFLEVTEYNAHLWVNLTDYLDTGLFLDHRIARRMLGQMSKGKDFLNLFSYTGSATVHAGLGGARSTTTVDMSRTYLEWAERNLRLNGLTGRAHRLIQADCLAWLREANEQFDLIFIDPPTFSNSKRMEDAFDVQRDHLALMKDLKRLLRAGGTIMFSNNKRGFRMDLDGLAKLGLKAQEITQKTLSQDFARNRQIHNCWLITAA; encoded by the coding sequence ATGAATTCTCTGTTTGCCAGTACGGCCCGTGGGCTGGAAGAGCTGTTAAAAACTGAACTGGAAAACCTGGGGGCCGTTGAATGCCAGGTGGTTCAGGGTGGGGTCCATTTCAAGGGCGACACGCGGCTTGTATACCAGAGCCTGATGTGGAGCCGCCTGGCCTCGCGTATTATGTTGCCGCTGGGCGAGTGCAAGGTTTACAGCGATTTAGACCTCTATCTCGGCGTTCAGGCGATCAACTGGACAGAGATGTTTAATCCTGGCGCGACCTTTGCTGTCCACTTTAGCGGTCTGAATGACACTATCCGCAACAGCCAATACGGTGCGATGAAAGTTAAAGACGCAATTGTTGATGCTTTCACGCGTAAAAATCTGCCGCGACCAAATGTTGATCGCGATGCGCCGGACATCCGCGTTAACGTCTGGCTGCATAAAGAAACCGCCAGTATCGCCCTTGATCTCAGTGGTGATGGTTTGCATCTGCGTGGCTATCGTGATCGTGCAGGTATTGCGCCAATCAAAGAAACACTGGCGGCAGCCATTGTGATGCGATCTGGCTGGCAGCCAGGAACACCACTGCTCGACCCGATGTGTGGTTCCGGTACGTTGCTGATTGAAGCCGCGATGCTGGCGACCGACCGCGCGCCGGGCTTGCACCGTGGGCGTTGGGGCTTTAGCGGCTGGGCGCAGCACGACGAAGCCATCTGGCAGGAAGTGAAAGCGGAAGCACAAACTCGCGCCCGTAAAGGTCTGGCAGAATACAGCTCTCATTTCTACGGTTCCGACAGCGATGCGCGGGTGATTCAACGTGCGCGTACTAACGCCCGCCTGGCGGGGATTGGCGAACTGATCACTTTTGAGGTGAAAGATGTCGCGCAACTGACCAATCCGCTACCAAAAGGACCGTATGGCACCGTACTGAGCAACCCGCCATACGGTGAGCGTCTGGACAGCGAACCGGCGCTGATTGCGCTGCATAGCCTGCTGGGCCGAATCATGAAAAACCAGTTCGGTGGCTGGAATCTCTCTTTATTCAGCGCCTCGCCGGATTTGTTAAGTTGTCTGCAATTGCGCGCAGACAAACAGTACAAGGCGAAAAATGGCCCGCTGGACTGCGTGCAGAAAAACTACCACGTTGCCGAAAGTACCCCGGACAGCAAACCGGCGATGGTGGCGGAAGATTACGCCAACCGTCTGCGTAAGAACCTGAAGAAATTCGAAAAATGGGCGCGGCAGGAAGGGATTGAATGTTACCGCCTGTATGACGCCGATTTGCCAGAATACAACGTCGCTGTTGACCGCTACGCCGACTGGGTGGTCGTGCAGGAGTACGCGCCGCCGAAGACCATCGATGCGCACAAAGCGCGTCAACGTTTGTTCGATATTATCGCTGCGACCATTTCGGTACTGGGGATTGCGCCAAACAAACTGGTGCTGAAAACCCGTGAACGCCAGAAGGGCAAAAATCAGTATCAGAAACTGGGCGAGAAGGGCGAGTTTCTTGAAGTCACCGAATATAACGCGCACCTGTGGGTGAACCTGACGGATTACCTTGATACGGGTTTGTTCCTCGATCACCGTATCGCCCGTCGTATGCTCGGTCAGATGAGTAAAGGCAAAGATTTCCTCAACCTGTTCTCCTATACCGGTAGCGCCACCGTGCACGCGGGCTTAGGCGGCGCGCGCAGCACCACCACGGTGGATATGTCGCGTACTTATCTGGAGTGGGCAGAACGCAACCTGCGTCTGAATGGCTTAACCGGCCGTGCGCATCGCCTGATTCAGGCCGATTGTCTGGCGTGGTTGCGTGAAGCTAATGAACAGTTCGATCTGATTTTTATCGATCCGCCAACCTTCTCTAACTCAAAACGAATGGAAGATGCGTTTGATGTTCAGCGCGATCATCTGGCGCTGATGAAAGATCTGAAGCGTCTGCTGCGTGCTGGCGGGACTATCATGTTCTCGAACAACAAGCGTGGCTTCCGTATGGATCTTGACGGACTGGCAAAACTGGGACTGAAAGCACAAGAAATTACGCAAAAAACGCTCTCCCAGGATTTCGCCCGTAACCGCCAGATCCACAACTGCTGGCTGATTACCGCAGCCTGA
- the pqiC gene encoding membrane integrity-associated transporter subunit PqiC, translating to MKKWLVTIAALWLAGCSSGEINKNYYQLPVVQSGTQSTASQGNRLLWVEQVVVPDYLAGNGVVYQTSDVKYVIANNNLWASPLDQQLRNTLVANLSTQLPGWVVASQPLGSAQDTLNVTVTEFNGRYDGKVIVSGEWLLNHQGQLIKRPFRLEGVQNQDGYDEMVKVLASVWSQEAAAIAQEIKRLP from the coding sequence ATGAAAAAGTGGCTAGTGACGATTGCGGCACTGTGGCTGGCCGGATGCAGCTCCGGCGAGATCAATAAAAACTATTACCAGTTACCTGTTGTGCAGAGCGGTACGCAAAGTACCGCCAGCCAGGGCAATCGCCTGTTATGGGTAGAGCAAGTCGTTGTTCCAGACTATCTGGCGGGGAATGGGGTGGTTTATCAGACCAGTGATGTGAAGTATGTGATTGCCAACAACAACCTGTGGGCCAGCCCGCTGGATCAACAGTTGCGCAACACCCTGGTGGCGAATCTGAGTACGCAACTCCCCGGTTGGGTGGTTGCCTCCCAGCCTCTGGGAAGCGCACAGGACACGCTCAACGTAACCGTAACGGAGTTTAACGGTCGCTATGATGGCAAGGTCATTGTCAGCGGCGAGTGGTTGTTGAATCACCAGGGACAATTGATCAAACGACCGTTCCGTCTGGAAGGGGTGCAAAATCAGGATGGCTACGATGAAATGGTCAAAGTGCTGGCCAGTGTCTGGAGTCAGGAAGCCGCTGCTATTGCGCAAGAGATAAAGCGTCTACCTTAA
- a CDS encoding ABC transporter ATP-binding protein: MSLISMHGAWLSFSDAPLLDNAELHIEDNERVCLVGRNGAGKSTLMKILNREQGLDDGRIIYEQDLIVARLQQDPPRNVEGSVYDFVAEGIEEQAEYLKRYHDISRLVMNDPSEKNLNELAKVQEQLDHHNLWQLENRINEVLAQLGLDPNAALSSLSGGWLRKAALGRALVSNPRVLLLDEPTNHLDIETIDWLEGFLKTFNGTIIFISHDRSFIRNMATRIVDLDRGKLVTYPGNYDQYLLEKEEALRVEELQNAEFDRKLAQEEVWIRQGIKARRTRNEGRVRALKAMRRERSQRREVMGTAKMQVEEASRSGKIVFEMEDVCYQVEGKQLVKDFSAQVQRGDKIALIGPNGCGKTTLLKLMLGQLQPDSGRIHVGTKLEVAYFDQHRAELDPDKTVMDNLAEGKQEVMVNGKPRHVLGYLQDFLFHPKRAMTPVRALSGGERNRLLLARLFLKPSNLLILDEPTNDLDVETLELLEELIDSYQGTVLLVSHDRQFVDNTVTECWIFEGGGKIGRYVGGYHDARGQQEQYVALKQPVVKKTEEAAAPKAETVKRNTSKLSYKLQRELEQLPQLLEDLEAKLEALQAQVADASFFSQSHEHTQKVLADLAAAEQELEQAFERWEYLEALKNGG; encoded by the coding sequence ATGTCATTAATCAGTATGCATGGCGCATGGCTGTCGTTCAGCGACGCGCCGCTTCTCGATAACGCAGAACTGCATATCGAAGATAACGAACGTGTTTGTCTGGTGGGCCGTAACGGCGCAGGCAAATCGACGTTAATGAAAATCCTCAACCGTGAACAGGGGCTGGATGACGGTCGGATAATCTATGAGCAAGATTTGATCGTTGCGCGTTTGCAACAAGATCCGCCGCGTAACGTTGAGGGCAGCGTTTATGATTTCGTTGCCGAAGGCATCGAAGAACAGGCGGAATACCTGAAACGCTATCACGATATTTCGCGCCTGGTGATGAATGACCCGAGCGAGAAAAATCTCAATGAACTGGCGAAAGTCCAGGAGCAGCTTGATCACCATAATCTGTGGCAACTGGAAAACCGCATCAACGAAGTATTGGCACAGCTGGGATTAGACCCCAATGCTGCGCTGTCGTCACTTTCCGGCGGTTGGTTGCGTAAAGCGGCGTTGGGACGCGCGCTGGTGAGCAATCCGCGCGTGTTACTGCTCGACGAACCGACTAACCACCTGGATATCGAAACCATCGACTGGCTGGAAGGGTTCCTTAAAACCTTCAATGGGACGATTATTTTCATCTCCCACGACCGTTCGTTTATTCGCAATATGGCGACGCGCATTGTTGATCTCGATCGCGGCAAGCTGGTGACCTATCCAGGGAATTACGACCAGTACCTGCTGGAAAAAGAAGAAGCCCTGCGCGTGGAAGAGCTGCAAAACGCCGAGTTCGACCGCAAACTGGCGCAGGAAGAGGTGTGGATCCGTCAGGGGATCAAAGCGCGTCGTACCCGTAACGAAGGTCGCGTGCGTGCATTGAAAGCGATGCGTCGTGAACGTAGCCAACGCCGGGAGGTAATGGGTACGGCGAAGATGCAGGTCGAAGAAGCCAGCCGCTCCGGTAAAATAGTCTTTGAAATGGAAGATGTTTGCTATCAGGTTGAGGGCAAACAACTGGTGAAAGACTTTTCCGCTCAGGTACAACGTGGCGACAAAATTGCGCTGATTGGCCCGAATGGCTGCGGTAAAACCACGCTGTTAAAACTGATGCTGGGGCAACTTCAGCCAGACAGCGGACGTATTCACGTTGGCACCAAACTTGAAGTGGCTTATTTCGATCAGCACCGCGCGGAACTGGATCCCGATAAAACGGTGATGGATAACCTTGCCGAAGGTAAGCAAGAGGTGATGGTTAACGGTAAACCACGCCACGTGCTGGGTTATTTGCAGGACTTCCTGTTCCATCCGAAACGGGCGATGACGCCGGTACGTGCGCTTTCTGGCGGGGAACGTAACCGTCTGCTGTTAGCACGTTTGTTCCTTAAGCCAAGCAATTTACTGATCCTCGACGAACCGACCAACGACCTTGACGTCGAAACGCTCGAACTGCTTGAAGAGCTAATCGACAGCTACCAGGGGACGGTGTTGTTAGTAAGCCACGATCGTCAGTTTGTCGATAACACTGTGACAGAATGCTGGATCTTTGAAGGCGGCGGCAAAATTGGTCGTTATGTTGGCGGTTATCATGATGCCCGTGGTCAGCAAGAACAGTATGTGGCGCTTAAACAGCCGGTGGTGAAAAAAACCGAAGAAGCGGCAGCGCCAAAAGCAGAAACTGTAAAACGCAACACTAGCAAACTAAGCTATAAATTGCAGCGCGAACTGGAACAGCTTCCGCAATTGCTTGAAGATCTGGAAGCGAAGCTGGAAGCCTTACAGGCGCAGGTGGCGGATGCCTCCTTCTTCAGCCAGTCTCATGAACATACGCAAAAAGTGCTCGCTGATCTGGCTGCTGCGGAGCAGGAGCTGGAGCAGGCTTTTGAACGCTGGGAGTATCTTGAAGCGTTAAAAAATGGTGGCTGA
- the rmf gene encoding ribosome modulation factor codes for MKRQKRDRLERAHQRGYQAGIAGRSKEMCPYQTLNQRSQWLGGWREAMADRVVMA; via the coding sequence ATGAAGAGACAAAAACGAGATCGCCTGGAACGGGCACATCAACGTGGTTATCAGGCCGGCATCGCCGGACGCTCAAAAGAAATGTGTCCCTATCAGACGCTGAATCAAAGGTCACAATGGCTGGGAGGCTGGCGAGAAGCCATGGCGGACAGGGTAGTAATGGCCTGA
- the pqiB gene encoding intermembrane transport protein PqiB: MESNNGEAKIQKVKNWSPVWIFPIVTALIGAWVLFYHYSHQGPEVTLITANAEGIEGGKTTIKSRSVDVGVVESATLADDLTHVEIKARLNAGMEKLLHKDTVFWVVKPQIGREGISGLGTLLSGVYIELQPGAKGSKQASYDLLDSPPLAPPDAKGIRVILDSKKAGQLSPGDPVLFRGYRVGSVETSTFDTQKRNISYQLFINAPYDRLVTGNVRFWKDSGIAVDLTSAGMRVEMGSLTTLLSGGVSFDVPEGLDLGQPVAPKTAFVLYDDQKSIQDSLYTDHIDYLMFFKDSVRGLQPGAPVEFRGIRLGTVSKVPFFAPNMRQTFNDDYRIPVLIRIEPERLKMQLGENADVVKHLGELLKRGLRGSLKTGNLVTGALYVDLDFYPNTPAITGIREFNGYQIIPTVSGGLAQIQQRLMEALDKINKLPLNPMIEQATSTLSESQRTMKNLQTTLDSMNKILASQSMQQLPTDMQSTLRELNRSMQGFQPGSAAYNKMVADMQRLDQVLRELQPVLKTLNEKSNALVFEAKDKKDPEPKRAKQ, translated from the coding sequence ATGGAATCTAATAATGGGGAAGCCAAAATCCAGAAAGTGAAGAACTGGTCTCCCGTGTGGATATTTCCTATCGTCACGGCGCTTATAGGGGCGTGGGTTCTTTTTTATCATTACAGCCATCAGGGACCGGAAGTTACCCTGATCACCGCGAATGCGGAAGGGATTGAGGGCGGCAAGACTACCATTAAAAGCCGTAGTGTTGACGTCGGCGTGGTCGAGAGCGCAACGCTAGCCGATGATTTGACGCACGTTGAAATCAAAGCGCGCCTGAACGCCGGTATGGAGAAGCTGCTGCATAAAGATACCGTCTTCTGGGTGGTAAAACCGCAGATAGGTCGAGAAGGTATTAGCGGCCTGGGCACACTGCTTTCCGGTGTGTATATCGAACTGCAACCGGGGGCGAAAGGCAGCAAACAGGCAAGTTATGATTTGCTCGATTCGCCACCGCTGGCACCGCCTGATGCGAAAGGTATTCGTGTGATTCTTGATAGCAAAAAAGCCGGACAACTCTCGCCGGGAGATCCGGTGCTGTTCCGTGGCTATCGGGTAGGTTCGGTTGAAACCAGCACCTTCGATACGCAAAAACGCAATATCAGCTATCAACTGTTTATCAATGCACCTTATGACCGGTTGGTGACCGGCAATGTTCGCTTCTGGAAAGATAGTGGCATTGCGGTTGATCTGACGTCAGCGGGAATGCGCGTAGAGATGGGATCGTTGACAACGCTACTCAGCGGCGGCGTCAGCTTTGACGTGCCTGAAGGTCTGGATTTAGGGCAGCCTGTTGCGCCGAAAACCGCATTCGTTTTGTATGACGACCAGAAGAGCATTCAGGATTCGCTATACACCGATCACATTGACTATCTGATGTTCTTTAAAGATTCGGTACGTGGCCTGCAGCCTGGCGCTCCGGTAGAATTCCGGGGTATTCGCCTGGGTACAGTAAGTAAAGTACCTTTCTTTGCGCCGAATATGCGTCAGACATTTAATGATGATTACCGTATTCCGGTACTCATTCGCATTGAACCGGAACGGCTGAAAATGCAGCTTGGCGAAAATGCGGATGTCGTTAAGCACCTTGGAGAGTTGTTGAAACGTGGTTTACGCGGATCGCTGAAAACCGGAAATCTGGTCACTGGTGCGCTCTATGTTGATCTCGATTTCTATCCAAATACGCCAGCGATAACCGGTATTCGTGAATTTAATGGTTATCAGATTATCCCGACCGTTAGCGGCGGTCTGGCGCAAATCCAGCAACGTCTGATGGAAGCATTAGATAAGATCAACAAGCTGCCGTTGAATCCGATGATTGAGCAGGCGACCAGTACGCTGTCTGAAAGCCAGCGCACGATGAAAAACCTGCAAACGACGCTGGATAGTATGAACAAGATCCTCGCCAGCCAGTCGATGCAGCAGTTGCCAACGGATATGCAGTCAACGTTGCGTGAGCTGAATCGCAGTATGCAGGGCTTCCAGCCAGGCTCCGCAGCCTACAACAAGATGGTAGCGGATATGCAGCGGCTTGATCAGGTGTTGCGTGAACTGCAACCGGTGCTGAAAACGCTTAACGAGAAGAGTAACGCGCTGGTATTTGAAGCGAAGGACAAAAAAGATCCAGAGCCGAAGAGGGCGAAACAATGA